CGGGAGTCTTACTATTCGAGGAGTCAGGAACCGTGATTCATACTGAGAAACTTAGTCCACAAGATCACAAATATGGCATTGAAATTCCCGAAGGAACCTTTCACACCTTAGTTGCCTTGGCGCCCAATACAGTTCTATTTGAGCTTAAAGAAGGTCCCTATGTTCCGGCAAGGGATAAAGACTTTCTCACAACATTTCCTCCGGAAGGAACACCGGAGGCGCAAGCACAAGTCCGATCCTGGGAAGCGCGATTGACTGACCTTCCCTAACCAACTATAATTTTTTTTTATTAGTCCGATCAGCTTTTCTTGCCCAAATTGCCAAGGGTTTTGTACGAAATCTCCATAACTTCCTATAATAGAAATAAATCAAAAGAAAACCTAAAAGTTTAAAATCAGTAACGGAAAAGATAAACTGTCTTCAGAAACAGCTTAAGTTGGGAAGGCGAATTAAAAGGAAATTATCATGAGTGAAGAACAAGTGCAGGAATATGCGACCTTAGAAGCTGAGAAACAGAAAACCACTTCTAAAACCACTTCTAAAACCAAAGCCAAATCGGAAGAGAAAGCAACTCAGGACAGTCAAAACGCCCTGGCTTTGAAATCAGTTGGGGATCGTCCGGTGAGTGGAGGGAAGCTGGAACTGGCAGGAACTTTCCGTAGTATGGGCAGAGATCGTCCCATCCTTGCCAGTAAATTGAAAATTGCGGAAACTTTCCATACCATGGGCGGAGATCGTCCCGTTTTTGCCAGTCAAGTGCCAACTGTGGGTAACTTTTATTCTTCTGGAAATCGTCCGATTGGAGCAAGCAAGCTCAAAATTGATGAAACTTATTCTAACTTTGGCAATCGTCCCGTTGCCTCTAATCAAATTGATGATCCGAGCTTATTGATGGGTTATATTGATTAAATTTATAAAAGTCGCCGTAAAACCAACGTGCTTCAGCCGTTGGTGATAAGGCGGGTCAACGGAGAGATTCGATATCTCGAAGTTGGCGAATCGAAAAAGTTTCTGGTACATTGAACGTAAGCTAAAGGAGACATCTTGGATTAGCCGTGATACGCGAACCTATCCTCACTAAAGCTCCGGCTGTATAAAAGCTAGTATCACCAAGTTGGTATCGGAAACCGCTTGCCCCATTGCTCCACTGCTCAAGAAGGATCAAGGGCGGGAGAGAAAAATAAATTTACGATACCGTCGGGC
This region of Cyanobacteria bacterium GSL.Bin1 genomic DNA includes:
- a CDS encoding cupin fold metalloprotein, WbuC family, which codes for MTNLKLLNQTLIDTVANEAANSQRLRKNHNFHQLSEQVQRFINIMQPGTYVRPHRHTRPEDKNGFEFFLALQGKAGVLLFEESGTVIHTEKLSPQDHKYGIEIPEGTFHTLVALAPNTVLFELKEGPYVPARDKDFLTTFPPEGTPEAQAQVRSWEARLTDLP